A genomic window from Luteolibacter sp. LG18 includes:
- the creB gene encoding two-component system response regulator CreB produces MPRVLLVEDEPAIADTLVYALETERFEVTHALTGSEALAAYAELNHDFVILDIGLPDMTGLDVCRKLRDSSMVPVLFLTARDGEIDRILGLELGGDDYVTKPFSPREIVARVRAILRRAAATGANGAEATPPVTSPSTEVPATALHHDTTAMRIHCHGKLLDLTAHEYKLLLVLLGQPGRVFTRDQLLDRAWEDPGAVTDRTVDAHVKSIRAKLRTAKEGAEDYIQTRRGLGYLLSLS; encoded by the coding sequence ATGCCCCGCGTCCTGCTCGTCGAAGATGAACCCGCGATCGCCGACACGCTCGTGTATGCCCTTGAAACCGAACGATTCGAGGTCACCCACGCGCTCACCGGCAGCGAGGCCCTGGCCGCCTATGCCGAGCTCAACCATGACTTCGTGATCCTCGACATCGGCCTCCCCGACATGACCGGTTTGGACGTTTGTCGCAAATTGCGCGATTCCAGCATGGTGCCGGTGCTGTTCCTGACCGCCCGGGACGGCGAAATCGACCGCATCCTCGGCCTTGAGCTCGGCGGAGATGACTACGTGACCAAACCCTTCTCCCCCCGCGAGATCGTCGCCCGCGTCCGCGCGATCCTCCGCAGAGCGGCCGCAACCGGCGCCAATGGAGCCGAGGCCACCCCGCCCGTCACCAGCCCATCCACTGAAGTTCCCGCCACCGCCCTCCACCACGACACCACCGCCATGCGCATCCACTGCCATGGCAAGCTCCTCGATCTCACCGCCCACGAGTACAAACTGCTGCTTGTCCTGCTCGGCCAGCCCGGCCGGGTGTTTACCCGCGACCAGCTTCTCGACCGCGCGTGGGAAGACCCCGGCGCTGTGACCGACCGCACCGTGGACGCCCACGTCAAATCGATCCGCGCCAAACTCCGCACCGCCAAGGAAGGCGCCGAAGACTACATCCAAACCCGCCGCGGCCTCGGCTACCTGCTATCCCTCTCCTGA
- the creC gene encoding two-component system sensor histidine kinase CreC, with the protein MRFTRVTLFFIAFIMVLGFYQLANYFLSGVEPQTFQATEETMVDAAHLLAELVENEMEHGKLDTERLREVFDGAHDRVFRAQIFNHVKEHVGLNAYLTDAKGIVIFDSEGGKREGQDFSKRRDVSLTLRGLYGARSSRNNESDSTSSILYVAAPVGDPAKPAGVLTVFKPQADALPMIKERKLVIYRAFSLIGGGTLFLITVVFLWLYRPIGKITEYARAIERGERPTLPKIGIGREVNTLAHALESMREALEGRAYAEHYIQTLTHEMKSPLAAIRGAAELLNEDMPADTRHRFIENIRAESARTERLINRLLELSAIESKARLESAEEIDFQTVITQAIDQARPLAELAGIRLDWTAAEQAIPLRGDAFILRAAVTNLLENAIDFSPKGTPVEITTTVSHDRITLAVRDHGPGIPDYARERIFDRFYSLRHHTMGRKGTGLGLTLVREAAELHGGLISLEPAEGGGTVATFSLPIG; encoded by the coding sequence GTGCGTTTCACCCGCGTCACCCTCTTCTTCATCGCGTTCATCATGGTGCTGGGCTTCTACCAGCTCGCGAACTACTTCCTGTCCGGGGTCGAGCCGCAGACCTTCCAGGCCACGGAGGAAACCATGGTGGACGCCGCCCACCTCCTGGCGGAGCTGGTGGAGAACGAGATGGAGCACGGCAAGCTCGACACCGAGCGGCTACGGGAGGTCTTCGATGGCGCGCACGACCGGGTCTTCCGCGCGCAGATCTTCAACCACGTGAAGGAACACGTGGGCCTCAACGCCTATCTCACCGACGCGAAGGGCATCGTCATCTTCGATTCGGAAGGCGGCAAACGCGAGGGCCAGGACTTTTCGAAACGGCGCGATGTGTCGCTCACCCTCCGCGGCCTCTACGGCGCGCGCAGCAGCCGGAACAACGAGTCCGACTCGACGTCCTCCATCCTCTACGTCGCGGCCCCGGTCGGCGATCCGGCGAAACCCGCCGGGGTGCTGACCGTTTTCAAACCCCAGGCCGACGCCCTGCCAATGATCAAGGAGCGCAAGCTGGTCATCTACCGCGCCTTCAGCCTCATCGGCGGTGGCACCCTGTTCCTGATCACCGTCGTCTTCCTGTGGCTCTACCGCCCGATCGGAAAAATCACCGAATACGCCCGCGCGATCGAACGCGGCGAACGCCCGACCCTTCCCAAGATCGGCATCGGCCGCGAGGTCAACACCCTCGCCCATGCCCTGGAGTCGATGCGCGAGGCACTCGAAGGCCGCGCCTACGCGGAGCACTACATCCAGACCCTCACCCATGAGATGAAAAGCCCGCTCGCCGCCATCCGCGGTGCCGCGGAGCTGCTCAACGAGGACATGCCGGCGGACACCCGCCACCGGTTCATCGAGAACATCCGTGCCGAGTCCGCCCGCACCGAGCGTCTCATCAACCGCCTGCTGGAACTCTCCGCCATCGAGAGCAAGGCCCGCCTCGAATCCGCCGAGGAGATCGATTTCCAGACCGTGATCACCCAGGCGATCGACCAGGCCCGCCCGCTGGCGGAACTGGCCGGCATCCGCCTCGACTGGACCGCGGCGGAGCAAGCCATCCCCTTGCGCGGCGACGCCTTCATCCTGCGCGCTGCCGTTACCAATCTCTTGGAAAACGCCATCGACTTCTCGCCGAAGGGCACCCCGGTGGAAATCACCACCACCGTCTCCCACGATCGCATCACCTTGGCCGTCCGCGACCACGGTCCGGGCATCCCGGACTACGCCCGCGAGCGCATCTTCGACCGCTTCTATTCGCTCCGCCACCACACCATGGGCCGCAAGGGCACCGGCCTGGGACTGACACTCGTGCGCGAGGCCGCCGAGCTCCACGGCGGGCTAATCTCACTCGAGCCCGCGGAGGGCGGCGGCACCGTCGCCACCTTCAGCCTGCCGATCGGTTGA
- a CDS encoding DUF1553 domain-containing protein, whose translation MPTPVQSFAAVLSAIACGTLAHAAEPVPAYNKDIRPILSDKCFQCHGPDSANRKGDLRLDRREDALAAKAIVPGKPKESHLIQRIHEHDPKEVMPPPESPRQLDDRERDLLARWIAGGAVYEKHWSFSPLPASVALPAPKDTTWLQQDLDRFIAARLDQEKLQPSAPASPERWLRRITFDLTGLPATRADLDAFLADSSAESKERVVDRLLASPRYGEKMAVDWLDVARYADSFGYQSDLDTHAWPYRDWVIDALNRNLPWDQFITWQLAGDLLPNPTREQIIATTFNRIHRKTQEGGSVEAEFRQEGISDRVHTFGTAFLGLTLECTRCHDHKYDPLTQQDYYSPGTFFNSIDEWGLLHGNGSIQPNPTLLLTTADQDKAIATQTVAIQEAETAMEKQHEEREAAFQAWLASPSSPSPDLAISCDLDAIDRNNLANAADPKHPATTNSKNKLVPGHRGQALLFTGDDPLKLGNPGIANREDSVSVAFWLKPGPAAKRQVVFHNSAGYDPGYNGFELLLEDGKLRWQVSREWPGNCISVRAQQLVPADQWTHVTVTYDGSSRANGLKVFLNGQPAPLDTVRDHLTKNSGSGEGFAFGERVRDSGLREGAVDDIRLYKRAITRLEVEALAADQTLADRIAARSKNDAEKATLREFYFSAVDPDLRKATDDLQGLRVALRKTLDGVKELPVMEEMAEARPAYILSRGAYDAPQGDPLPRATPAVLPAMPADLPRNRLGLARWLTQPDHPLTARVQVNRVWQHFFGRGLVATAENFGTQGELPSHPELLDWLARDFIAHGWDLKRLCKQIALSATYGQDSKVTRELRERDPANILLARGPVKRLPAEDLRDQALALSGLLQPAIGGPSVKPYLPDAATWRALNSFLPEYKRDAAPAIYRRSLYTFWRRTAPPPGMLAFDSPGREVCAVKRQQTNTPLQPLVMLNDPQFVEASRALALRMMKEGGTDPSERAAWVFRETLDRQPDAREGHLLRELYDSQLATFQADPAQAEAYLKVGDLRAPAGFPAPELAACTALANAVLNLDEAITLR comes from the coding sequence ATGCCAACGCCCGTCCAGTCCTTCGCCGCCGTCCTCAGCGCCATCGCCTGCGGCACCCTCGCGCATGCCGCGGAACCGGTGCCCGCCTACAACAAGGACATCCGCCCGATCCTTTCCGACAAATGCTTCCAGTGCCACGGACCGGATTCGGCGAACCGAAAGGGCGACCTCCGGCTCGATCGTCGCGAGGACGCGCTGGCCGCGAAGGCCATCGTCCCAGGCAAGCCCAAGGAAAGCCACCTGATCCAGCGCATCCATGAGCACGATCCGAAGGAGGTGATGCCGCCGCCGGAATCGCCCCGCCAGCTCGATGACCGCGAGCGGGACCTGCTCGCCCGCTGGATCGCGGGTGGAGCCGTTTACGAGAAGCACTGGTCGTTTTCACCGCTGCCCGCCTCGGTGGCTCTCCCTGCCCCGAAGGACACGACATGGCTACAGCAGGATCTCGACCGCTTCATCGCCGCCCGGCTCGACCAAGAGAAGTTGCAACCCTCCGCACCCGCTTCGCCCGAACGCTGGCTGCGCCGCATCACCTTCGATCTCACCGGCCTGCCAGCCACCCGCGCCGATCTCGATGCCTTCCTCGCCGACTCATCCGCGGAGTCCAAGGAACGCGTCGTCGACCGGTTGCTTGCCTCCCCGCGTTACGGCGAGAAAATGGCCGTCGATTGGCTCGATGTTGCCCGCTACGCGGACTCCTTCGGCTACCAGTCCGACCTCGACACCCACGCCTGGCCCTACCGCGACTGGGTGATCGATGCGCTCAACCGCAACCTTCCCTGGGACCAGTTCATCACCTGGCAACTCGCCGGCGACCTGCTGCCGAATCCCACCCGCGAACAGATCATCGCCACCACCTTCAACCGCATCCACCGCAAGACCCAGGAAGGCGGCAGCGTGGAGGCGGAGTTCCGGCAGGAAGGCATCTCCGACCGCGTCCACACCTTCGGCACCGCCTTCCTCGGCCTCACGCTGGAGTGCACCCGCTGCCACGACCACAAGTACGATCCGCTCACCCAGCAGGACTACTATTCCCCTGGTACTTTCTTCAACTCGATCGACGAGTGGGGCCTCCTCCATGGCAACGGTTCCATCCAGCCGAACCCCACCCTGCTGCTCACCACCGCGGACCAGGACAAGGCCATCGCCACCCAAACCGTGGCGATCCAGGAAGCGGAAACCGCGATGGAAAAGCAGCACGAGGAAAGGGAAGCCGCTTTCCAAGCCTGGCTCGCCTCGCCGTCGAGCCCATCCCCCGATCTCGCGATCTCCTGCGATCTGGACGCCATCGACCGGAACAACCTCGCGAACGCCGCCGATCCCAAGCACCCCGCCACCACCAATTCCAAGAACAAGCTCGTCCCCGGCCACCGCGGACAGGCTCTGCTTTTCACCGGCGATGACCCGCTCAAGCTCGGCAACCCCGGCATCGCCAACCGCGAGGATTCCGTCTCGGTGGCCTTCTGGTTGAAACCGGGACCGGCCGCGAAACGCCAGGTCGTCTTCCACAACAGCGCCGGCTACGATCCCGGTTACAACGGCTTCGAACTCCTGCTGGAGGATGGCAAGCTGCGCTGGCAGGTATCCCGCGAATGGCCGGGCAACTGCATCTCGGTGCGCGCCCAGCAGCTAGTTCCCGCCGATCAATGGACGCACGTGACGGTGACCTACGATGGATCCTCCCGCGCCAACGGCCTGAAGGTTTTCCTCAACGGGCAGCCCGCGCCGCTCGACACCGTCCGCGATCACCTCACGAAAAACAGCGGCAGCGGCGAAGGCTTCGCGTTCGGGGAGCGGGTCCGCGACTCCGGCCTGCGCGAAGGTGCGGTGGATGACATCCGCCTCTACAAGCGCGCCATCACCCGCCTGGAGGTCGAGGCCCTGGCCGCCGACCAGACGCTGGCAGACCGCATTGCCGCGCGATCGAAGAACGACGCCGAGAAGGCTACACTGCGGGAGTTCTATTTCTCCGCCGTCGATCCGGATCTACGGAAGGCAACCGACGATCTCCAAGGGCTCCGCGTGGCACTGCGGAAAACCCTCGATGGCGTGAAGGAACTCCCCGTCATGGAGGAGATGGCGGAAGCCCGCCCCGCCTACATCCTGTCCCGCGGTGCCTACGATGCCCCGCAGGGCGATCCGCTTCCGCGTGCCACGCCCGCCGTGCTGCCAGCCATGCCCGCGGATCTCCCGCGCAACCGCCTCGGGCTCGCACGCTGGCTCACGCAGCCGGACCACCCGCTCACCGCCCGCGTGCAGGTGAACCGCGTGTGGCAGCATTTCTTCGGACGCGGCCTCGTCGCCACCGCCGAGAACTTCGGAACGCAGGGCGAACTGCCGTCCCACCCGGAGCTGCTCGATTGGCTGGCCCGCGATTTCATCGCCCACGGTTGGGATCTGAAACGCCTCTGCAAACAGATCGCCCTCAGCGCCACCTATGGCCAGGACTCGAAGGTCACGCGGGAACTGCGCGAGCGGGATCCCGCGAACATCCTCCTCGCCAGGGGCCCGGTGAAACGCCTGCCCGCGGAAGACCTGCGCGACCAGGCGCTGGCGCTCTCCGGCCTCCTCCAGCCCGCCATCGGCGGACCGTCCGTGAAACCCTACTTGCCGGACGCCGCCACCTGGCGCGCGCTCAACAGCTTCCTCCCGGAATACAAACGCGACGCAGCGCCCGCCATCTACCGCCGCAGCCTCTACACCTTCTGGCGCCGCACCGCGCCACCGCCCGGCATGCTCGCCTTCGATTCACCGGGCCGCGAGGTCTGCGCCGTCAAACGCCAGCAGACCAACACCCCGTTGCAGCCGCTGGTGATGCTCAATGACCCGCAGTTCGTGGAAGCCTCCCGCGCGCTCGCGCTCCGCATGATGAAGGAAGGCGGCACCGATCCCTCCGAGCGCGCCGCGTGGGTCTTCCGAGAAACGCTCGATCGCCAGCCCGACGCCCGCGAGGGCCACCTGCTGCGTGAGCTCTACGATTCCCAGCTCGCCACCTTCCAGGCCGATCCCGCGCAAGCCGAGGCCTACCTGAAGGTCGGCGACCTGCGTGCGCCCGCCGGATTCCCCGCCCCGGAGCTCGCCGCCTGCACCGCGCTCGCGAACGCCGTCCTCAACCTCGACGAAGCCATCACCCTGCGCTGA
- a CDS encoding DUF1501 domain-containing protein, which yields MDDPLFITRRHFFSRMSAGLGGLALGSLMGNRAFGETASPLLPGYTPKAKRVIYLFMSGGPAQHDLWDDKPLLRQRNGEPLPDSVRGGQRLTGMSGNQAILPLAGSQFKFSPRGKNGTMVSDLLPHTGAMVDDLCLVKSMFTEAINHDPAMTFFQTGSQIAGRPSMGSWIHYGLGSMNENLPSFVVLVTKKQADQPLYARLWGSGFLDSRYQGVRFSSGADPVFYLSNPDGVCGSGRRALLDKLGDLNRASFEKELDPEIESRIAQYEMAYRMQTSVPEATAIKDEPKGVLDLYGPDVEKPGTFAANCLQARRLAERGVRFIQLYHPGWDSHNDLPKHLPGLCKEVDQPCAGLLKDLKQRGMLEDTLVVWGGEFGRTSYSQGVLTADNYGRDHHPRCFSLWMAGGGIKPGIVHGATDDFGYNITENPVHVHDLHATILNQLGLDHTKLTFFHQGRHFRLTDVAGKVVREILA from the coding sequence ATGGACGATCCGCTTTTCATCACCCGCCGCCATTTCTTCTCCCGCATGTCCGCGGGGCTCGGCGGCCTCGCGCTCGGATCGCTGATGGGAAACCGCGCGTTCGGCGAAACCGCATCACCGCTGCTGCCCGGCTACACCCCGAAGGCGAAGCGCGTGATCTATTTGTTCATGAGCGGCGGCCCGGCCCAGCACGACCTGTGGGACGACAAGCCACTGCTCCGCCAGCGCAACGGCGAACCGCTCCCGGACTCGGTGCGCGGTGGCCAACGCCTCACCGGCATGAGCGGGAACCAGGCGATCCTGCCGCTCGCCGGATCGCAGTTCAAATTCAGCCCGCGTGGGAAAAACGGCACGATGGTCAGCGACCTGCTGCCGCACACCGGCGCGATGGTCGATGACCTCTGTCTGGTGAAGTCGATGTTCACCGAGGCAATCAACCACGATCCGGCGATGACCTTCTTCCAGACCGGCTCGCAGATTGCAGGCCGCCCGAGCATGGGCTCGTGGATCCACTACGGCCTCGGCAGCATGAACGAGAACCTGCCCTCCTTCGTGGTACTGGTGACGAAGAAGCAAGCCGACCAGCCGCTCTACGCCCGCCTGTGGGGCAGCGGTTTCCTCGACTCACGTTACCAGGGCGTGCGTTTCTCGTCCGGCGCGGATCCCGTGTTCTATCTCTCGAATCCGGATGGCGTCTGCGGCAGTGGCCGCCGCGCCCTCCTCGACAAGCTCGGCGACCTCAACCGCGCCTCGTTCGAAAAGGAACTCGATCCCGAGATCGAATCCCGCATCGCCCAATACGAGATGGCGTACCGCATGCAGACCAGCGTGCCGGAAGCCACCGCGATCAAGGATGAGCCGAAGGGCGTGCTCGATCTCTACGGACCGGACGTGGAGAAGCCCGGCACCTTCGCCGCGAACTGCCTGCAGGCCCGCCGCCTCGCCGAACGCGGCGTGCGCTTCATCCAGCTCTATCACCCCGGCTGGGACAGCCACAACGATCTGCCGAAGCACCTCCCCGGCCTGTGCAAGGAAGTCGACCAGCCCTGCGCGGGCCTGCTGAAGGACCTGAAACAACGCGGCATGTTGGAAGACACGCTCGTCGTCTGGGGCGGCGAGTTCGGCCGCACCAGCTACTCACAGGGCGTGCTCACCGCCGACAACTACGGCCGCGACCACCACCCGCGCTGCTTCTCGCTGTGGATGGCCGGCGGCGGCATCAAGCCCGGCATCGTCCACGGCGCGACCGACGACTTCGGCTACAACATCACCGAGAACCCGGTCCACGTGCACGACCTCCACGCCACGATCCTCAACCAGCTCGGCCTCGACCACACCAAGCTCACCTTCTTCCACCAGGGCCGCCACTTCCGCCTCACCGACGTGGCCGGCAAGGTGGTGAGGGAGATCCTCGCCTGA
- a CDS encoding VIT domain-containing protein yields MKLVLRLIYFAAVFGFLAATTHGETTAAPYFQTVTTGGEKSGDHLPLKSSTAEVKIDGTIARVSLEQVYANTGDKPMEALYVFPASTRAAVHGMVLTTGGRSITARIKEKAAAKAEYEQAKTEKKTAALLEEHRPNVFQMSVANILPGDDIHVTVQWSENIPATDGTYEFVFPTVVGPRYGHGSAEPTETWSANPHLEAGSPSTATFSLGVQLATALPLAEVKCTSHSVNVDFQSKSTAAVKLVTRSGEEAANRDFILRWKLGQDRVDTGLLLHKGEHENHFLLQVEPPKRVTPDLIPPRDYVFVLDISGSMQGFPLQTAKDLLSQLTSVLRPDDTFNIVTFSGGSEVLSESPVANTPAMVEQARIFITKQQSSGGTELGQALERALKLPGGEGRSRSIVVMTDGFVGFDKEVFATIRSHLGQANLFSFGIGSSVNRSLIEGMARAGQGEPFVVTQPSEVKETVTRFRDLIANPVLAKIRVEADGVELSGIEPSPYPDLFANRPLVITGKWNGEPKGRIIVRGIAGNGAPFEKAIDLAEAATKGTDHPALPVLWARERVRHIEDALITHDGRSVPAAPLETVREITTLGLTHQLLTPYTSFVAVDETPRSFEGLAQTVKQPLPLPAGVSSSAIGGTSQPIVANGSVPEPGSIGLISLLVALLALQRRRP; encoded by the coding sequence ATGAAACTCGTGCTCCGCCTGATCTACTTCGCCGCCGTCTTCGGCTTCCTCGCCGCCACCACCCACGGCGAAACCACCGCCGCCCCCTATTTCCAAACCGTCACCACCGGCGGCGAGAAATCCGGCGACCACCTGCCGCTGAAATCCAGCACCGCGGAGGTGAAGATCGATGGCACCATCGCCCGCGTCTCACTGGAGCAGGTCTATGCCAACACCGGCGACAAGCCGATGGAGGCCCTCTACGTCTTCCCCGCCTCCACCCGCGCCGCCGTCCACGGCATGGTCCTCACCACCGGCGGCCGCTCCATCACCGCCCGCATCAAGGAGAAGGCCGCGGCGAAGGCCGAATACGAACAGGCGAAGACGGAGAAGAAAACCGCCGCCCTGCTCGAGGAGCACCGCCCGAACGTCTTCCAGATGTCGGTGGCGAACATCCTGCCCGGCGATGACATCCACGTCACCGTCCAGTGGTCGGAGAACATCCCCGCCACCGATGGCACCTACGAGTTCGTCTTCCCCACCGTGGTCGGCCCACGTTACGGCCACGGCAGCGCCGAGCCCACGGAAACCTGGTCGGCGAACCCGCACCTCGAAGCGGGCAGCCCCTCGACCGCCACCTTCAGCCTCGGCGTCCAGCTCGCCACCGCGCTGCCACTCGCGGAGGTGAAATGCACCAGCCATTCGGTGAACGTCGACTTCCAATCGAAGTCGACCGCCGCCGTGAAGCTCGTCACCCGCTCCGGCGAGGAGGCCGCGAACCGCGATTTCATCCTCCGCTGGAAGCTCGGCCAGGACCGCGTCGACACCGGCTTGCTCCTGCACAAGGGCGAACACGAAAACCACTTCCTGCTCCAGGTGGAACCACCGAAGCGCGTGACGCCCGACCTCATCCCGCCGCGCGACTACGTCTTCGTCCTCGACATCTCCGGCTCGATGCAAGGCTTTCCGCTCCAGACCGCGAAGGACCTGCTGTCCCAACTGACCTCGGTGCTGCGGCCCGATGACACCTTCAACATCGTGACCTTCTCCGGCGGCAGCGAGGTGCTGTCCGAGAGCCCGGTGGCGAACACGCCCGCGATGGTGGAGCAGGCACGCATCTTCATCACCAAGCAGCAGTCCAGCGGCGGCACCGAACTCGGCCAGGCCCTGGAACGCGCGCTGAAGCTCCCCGGCGGCGAGGGCCGTTCACGCTCGATCGTGGTGATGACCGATGGCTTCGTGGGCTTCGACAAGGAAGTCTTCGCCACCATCCGCAGCCACCTCGGCCAGGCCAACCTGTTCTCCTTCGGCATCGGTTCCTCGGTGAACCGCTCGCTCATCGAAGGCATGGCCCGCGCCGGACAAGGCGAACCTTTCGTCGTGACCCAACCTTCCGAGGTGAAGGAAACCGTGACCCGCTTCCGCGATCTCATCGCCAACCCGGTGCTCGCGAAGATCCGCGTCGAGGCCGATGGCGTGGAGCTCTCCGGCATCGAACCCTCGCCCTACCCCGACCTCTTCGCGAACCGCCCGCTGGTCATCACCGGCAAGTGGAATGGCGAACCGAAGGGCCGCATCATCGTCCGCGGCATCGCGGGCAATGGCGCGCCCTTCGAAAAAGCCATCGACCTCGCCGAAGCCGCCACCAAGGGCACCGACCATCCCGCGCTGCCGGTGCTGTGGGCCCGGGAGCGCGTCCGCCATATCGAGGACGCGCTGATCACCCACGATGGTCGCAGCGTGCCCGCCGCCCCGCTCGAAACGGTCCGCGAGATCACCACCCTGGGCCTGACCCACCAGTTGCTCACGCCTTACACCTCCTTCGTCGCCGTGGATGAAACGCCGCGCTCCTTCGAGGGCCTGGCCCAGACCGTGAAGCAACCGCTGCCGCTTCCCGCCGGGGTTTCGAGCAGCGCCAT